In one window of Candidatus Dormiibacterota bacterium DNA:
- a CDS encoding DUF1611 domain-containing protein, producing the protein MTVGEWRRPPRSGDLVVGRITEIGVHDHAENRNGRRMRLHGGDLVVGALGNRYATDFYEGYVLDSPHAHLLTAGGLIGSVVTSHDVHGQPTGLEIIGGLVGAGGEPLSTEDFARPAPAMPMRRPPTIAVVGSGMNAGKTTTAAALIRGWVRAGLRPGAGKVTGSGSGKDRWEYVDAGAVAVADFLDFGMPSTFGYPGERLAATLVAIRDSLAVDGCDVIVLEVADGLLMPETSRLLRTLQGEVDGVVLATGDALSARSGVEILTELGLPVLALSGLLSRSPLAAREALRATGLPVRTAGELAAGEALDLLPTGATL; encoded by the coding sequence ATGACGGTCGGCGAGTGGCGGAGGCCGCCGCGGTCCGGCGACCTCGTGGTCGGACGCATCACCGAGATCGGGGTGCACGACCACGCCGAGAACCGGAACGGCCGGCGGATGCGCCTGCACGGCGGTGACCTGGTGGTCGGGGCGCTCGGCAACCGCTACGCCACCGACTTCTATGAGGGCTACGTGCTCGACAGCCCCCACGCCCACCTGCTCACCGCCGGCGGGCTGATCGGGTCGGTGGTGACCAGCCACGACGTCCACGGGCAGCCCACCGGGCTGGAGATCATCGGCGGGCTGGTGGGGGCTGGCGGCGAGCCGCTCTCCACCGAGGACTTCGCCCGGCCGGCGCCGGCGATGCCGATGCGGCGGCCGCCGACGATCGCGGTGGTCGGGTCCGGAATGAACGCGGGCAAGACCACCACCGCCGCGGCGCTGATCCGCGGCTGGGTCCGCGCCGGCCTGCGTCCCGGCGCCGGCAAGGTGACCGGCTCGGGCAGCGGCAAGGACCGGTGGGAGTATGTCGACGCCGGCGCCGTCGCGGTCGCCGACTTCCTCGACTTCGGCATGCCCTCGACCTTCGGCTACCCCGGCGAGCGGCTGGCGGCGACGCTGGTCGCGATCCGCGACAGCCTCGCCGTCGACGGCTGCGACGTCATCGTCCTCGAGGTGGCCGACGGCCTGCTCATGCCCGAGACCTCGCGGCTGCTGCGCACCCTCCAGGGCGAGGTCGACGGGGTGGTGCTGGCCACCGGTGACGCCCTCTCGGCGCGGTCGGGAGTCGAGATCCTCACCGAGCTCGGCCTGCCGGTGCTCGCGCTCAGCGGGCTGCTGAGCCGGAGCCCGCTCGCCGCCCGCGAGGCGCTCCGCGCCACCGGCCTGCCGGTCCGCACCGCCGGCGAGCTGGCGGCCGGCGAGGCGCTCGACCTGCTGCCCACCGGCGCGACGTTGTGA
- a CDS encoding serine hydrolase domain-containing protein translates to MSELQVEVEPGEAGFDAARLSRIQGLFDGYVADGRLPGWLAVVSRFGRVVQVASGGQRDLEAGLPVEPDTRWRIYSMTKPVTSVAAMMLYEEGRLQLTDPVARFIPGFADVRVYSRGSALKPSTVPASEPMRVWHLLTHTAGLTYGFHHAHPVDAMYRAAGFDWGTPPDMDLAACCDAWARLPLVFQPGAEWNYSVATDVLGRVVEVASGLPLDRFLAERVLGPLGMTDTAFWADDDRLAALYSPDPRTGRAVRNVEMDGPARRPPVFLSGGGGLVSTAADYHRFTRMLLGGGALDGVRLLGTRTVDYMVRNHLPGGVDLEVFGRPLFAEMPFAGVGFGLGVSVVVDPVKGHSLCSAGEYAWGGAASTAFWVDPAEQITALFFTQLLPSSTYPIRSQFRTLVYQALVDRPRSGAEVAAVGWPS, encoded by the coding sequence GTGAGCGAGCTCCAGGTCGAGGTCGAGCCCGGCGAGGCCGGCTTCGACGCCGCCCGGCTGTCGCGCATCCAGGGGCTCTTCGACGGCTACGTCGCGGACGGGCGGCTGCCCGGCTGGCTGGCGGTGGTCAGCCGCTTCGGGCGGGTGGTGCAGGTGGCGAGCGGCGGGCAGCGCGACCTCGAGGCCGGGCTCCCCGTCGAGCCCGACACCCGCTGGCGCATCTACTCGATGACCAAGCCGGTCACCTCGGTGGCGGCGATGATGCTCTACGAGGAGGGACGGCTCCAGCTCACCGACCCGGTGGCGCGGTTCATCCCCGGGTTCGCCGACGTGCGGGTGTACTCCAGGGGCTCGGCGCTCAAGCCCTCCACGGTGCCGGCGAGCGAGCCGATGCGGGTGTGGCACCTGCTCACCCACACCGCCGGGCTCACCTACGGCTTCCACCACGCCCACCCGGTCGACGCCATGTACCGCGCCGCCGGGTTCGACTGGGGCACTCCGCCGGACATGGACCTCGCCGCCTGCTGCGACGCCTGGGCGCGGCTCCCGCTGGTCTTCCAGCCCGGCGCGGAGTGGAACTACTCGGTCGCCACCGACGTTCTCGGCCGCGTCGTCGAGGTGGCCTCGGGCCTGCCCCTCGACCGCTTCCTCGCCGAGCGCGTGCTCGGTCCGCTGGGGATGACGGACACCGCCTTCTGGGCCGACGACGACCGCCTCGCGGCGCTGTACAGCCCCGACCCGCGCACCGGGAGGGCGGTGCGCAACGTGGAGATGGACGGTCCCGCCCGCCGGCCGCCGGTGTTCCTCTCCGGGGGCGGCGGCCTGGTGTCGACCGCGGCCGACTACCATCGCTTCACCCGGATGCTGCTCGGCGGCGGCGCCCTCGACGGGGTGCGGCTGCTCGGCACCCGCACCGTCGACTACATGGTGCGCAACCACCTTCCCGGCGGTGTCGACCTCGAGGTCTTCGGCCGGCCCCTCTTTGCCGAGATGCCGTTCGCCGGCGTCGGCTTCGGGCTCGGCGTCTCGGTGGTCGTCGACCCGGTGAAGGGGCATTCGCTGTGCAGCGCCGGCGAGTACGCCTGGGGCGGGGCGGCGAGCACCGCGTTCTGGGTCGACCCCGCGGAGCAGATCACCGCGCTGTTCTTCACCCAGCTGCTGCCCTCGAGCACGTATCCGATCCGCTCGCAGTTCCGCACCCTGGTGTACCAGGCGCTGGTGGACCGTCCGCGCTCCGGTGCGGAGGTTGCGGCGGTGGGCTGGCCCAGCTAG
- the rph gene encoding rifamycin-inactivating phosphotransferase, protein MGCYVLGFQDIDQTHIAVVGGKGAHLGELSRIEGIRVPAGFCVTTDAFQRIVAAAPSIDERLDLLSRLRPDDREAIRALSAEIRRTLEGIAIPDDLTAAITRPLARLGDPAAYAVRSSATAEDLPTASFAGQQDTYLNVVGPTAILDHISRCWASLFTERAVTYRMRNGFDHTKVHMAVVVQQMVFPQAAGILFTADPVTCNRRVAAVEACFGLGEALVSGLVNADSYRVRGGHIVAQAVATKQRAIFASPGGGTQQQAIDPERQQQPALTDAQVIRLVQLGRRIEAHFGCPQDIEWCLVDDDFQVVQSRPITTLFPIPEAGDAGNHVYVSVGHQQMMTDPMKPLGLSLWQLTSPAPMRVAGGRLFVDVTARLASRASRAALVEVFGKSDPLTGDALRTIVERDDFIPLLSDEGAGTPPAGGPAAPIETDPAIATELIRRSQDSIAAAKRDIATRSGSALLDFILADIQEMRRILFDPLSHQVFMTAMDASQWLNEHLQEWLGEKNAADTLTQSVPYNVTSEMGLALMHVADVIRPHPEVVAFLQHVEDEAFVDELTKLTGGREARDAIRAFLDMYGMRCVGEIDITRPRWSERPTTLVPVILGNIRNFEPGAGEQRFERGQQEAWTKEQELLERLRALPDGEQKAEEAKRMIDRVRTFIGYREYPKYGMVSRYFVYKRALLDEAERLVQAHVLGEKEDIFYLTFQELHDVVRTKQVDDHVISQRKDAFRSHQALTPPRVLTSDGELVAGAYRRDDVPAGALVGLAVSAGVIEGRARVIHDMAEADLETGDILVTACTDPSWTPLFVGIKGLVTEVGGLMTHGAVIAREYGLPAVVGVEHATRLIRDGQRIRVHGTDGYVEILL, encoded by the coding sequence TTGGGCTGCTACGTGTTGGGTTTCCAGGACATCGACCAGACGCACATCGCGGTCGTCGGCGGCAAGGGCGCGCACCTGGGCGAGCTTTCGCGGATCGAGGGCATCCGCGTGCCGGCCGGCTTCTGCGTGACAACGGACGCCTTCCAGCGGATCGTGGCGGCAGCGCCGTCGATCGACGAACGGCTCGATCTGCTGTCGCGCCTGAGGCCGGACGACCGGGAGGCGATCCGCGCGCTCAGCGCGGAGATCCGGCGGACCCTCGAAGGGATCGCCATCCCCGACGATCTGACGGCGGCGATCACCCGCCCGCTCGCCCGGCTCGGTGACCCGGCCGCCTACGCCGTCCGATCCAGCGCGACGGCGGAGGACTTGCCGACGGCCTCCTTCGCGGGCCAGCAGGACACGTACCTGAACGTGGTGGGGCCGACAGCGATCCTCGACCACATCAGCCGGTGCTGGGCATCGCTCTTCACCGAGCGGGCCGTGACCTACCGCATGCGGAACGGCTTCGATCACACGAAGGTCCACATGGCGGTGGTCGTGCAGCAGATGGTCTTCCCGCAGGCGGCCGGCATCCTGTTCACGGCCGACCCCGTCACCTGCAATCGGAGGGTCGCCGCCGTGGAGGCCTGCTTCGGCCTCGGCGAGGCCCTCGTCTCAGGCCTGGTGAACGCGGACTCCTACAGGGTGCGCGGCGGCCACATCGTCGCTCAGGCAGTCGCCACCAAGCAGCGCGCCATCTTCGCCTCGCCGGGAGGCGGAACACAGCAACAGGCGATCGATCCGGAGCGGCAGCAGCAGCCGGCGCTCACGGATGCGCAGGTGATTCGGCTCGTGCAGCTGGGCAGGCGAATCGAAGCGCATTTCGGCTGCCCCCAGGACATCGAATGGTGCCTGGTCGATGATGATTTCCAGGTTGTCCAGAGCCGTCCGATCACAACCCTGTTCCCCATCCCGGAGGCCGGCGACGCGGGGAACCACGTCTACGTCTCAGTCGGTCACCAGCAGATGATGACCGACCCCATGAAGCCGCTGGGGCTCTCCCTGTGGCAGCTGACCTCACCGGCACCGATGCGCGTGGCCGGGGGCAGGCTGTTCGTCGACGTCACTGCGCGTCTGGCTTCGCGCGCGAGCCGCGCCGCGCTCGTGGAAGTATTCGGGAAATCCGATCCGCTGACCGGGGACGCGCTGCGGACGATCGTCGAACGCGACGACTTCATCCCGTTGCTCTCGGACGAGGGCGCCGGCACTCCGCCGGCGGGCGGCCCGGCGGCCCCGATCGAGACCGATCCGGCGATCGCCACCGAGCTGATACGGCGCAGTCAGGACTCCATCGCCGCCGCGAAGCGCGACATCGCGACCAGGTCCGGATCGGCGCTGCTCGACTTCATCCTGGCGGACATCCAGGAAATGAGGCGGATCCTGTTCGATCCGCTCAGCCATCAGGTGTTCATGACGGCGATGGACGCCTCCCAGTGGCTCAACGAGCACCTGCAGGAATGGCTGGGCGAGAAGAACGCGGCCGACACCCTCACCCAGTCCGTGCCGTACAACGTCACGTCGGAGATGGGGCTGGCGCTCATGCACGTTGCGGACGTGATCCGCCCGCATCCGGAGGTGGTGGCCTTTCTGCAACACGTCGAGGACGAAGCTTTCGTGGATGAGCTGACGAAGCTCACCGGCGGACGCGAAGCGCGAGACGCCATCCGCGCCTTCCTCGACATGTATGGCATGCGCTGCGTCGGCGAGATCGACATCACGAGGCCGCGTTGGAGCGAACGCCCCACCACGCTGGTGCCCGTGATCCTCGGCAATATCAGGAACTTCGAGCCGGGCGCCGGCGAGCAGCGCTTCGAGCGAGGGCAGCAGGAGGCGTGGACGAAGGAACAGGAGCTGCTGGAGCGCCTGCGGGCCTTGCCGGATGGAGAGCAGAAGGCCGAGGAGGCGAAGCGAATGATTGACCGCGTCCGGACCTTCATCGGCTACCGGGAGTATCCGAAGTACGGCATGGTCAGCCGCTACTTCGTGTACAAGCGGGCCTTGCTGGACGAGGCCGAGCGCCTTGTGCAGGCCCACGTGCTTGGTGAGAAGGAGGACATCTTCTACCTCACGTTCCAGGAACTCCACGACGTCGTGCGCACGAAACAGGTGGATGACCATGTCATCTCCCAGCGCAAGGACGCGTTCAGGTCGCATCAAGCGCTCACGCCACCCCGGGTGCTCACGTCGGATGGCGAGCTCGTCGCCGGGGCGTACCGGCGCGATGACGTGCCGGCCGGTGCCCTGGTCGGCTTGGCAGTTTCCGCCGGGGTCATCGAGGGGCGGGCCCGGGTCATTCATGACATGGCGGAGGCCGATCTCGAAACGGGCGACATCCTGGTCACCGCCTGCACCGATCCCAGCTGGACGCCCCTTTTCGTCGGGATCAAGGGCCTTGTGACGGAGGTCGGGGGTCTGATGACCCATGGCGCGGTGATCGCCCGGGAATACGGCCTGCCCGCCGTCGTGGGGGTGGAGCATGCCACCCGGCTGATCCGGGATGGGCAGCGGATCCGCGTGCATGGAACGGACGGGTACGTCGAGATCCTGCTCTAG